One stretch of Zerene cesonia ecotype Mississippi chromosome 20, Zerene_cesonia_1.1, whole genome shotgun sequence DNA includes these proteins:
- the LOC119835210 gene encoding oxidoreductase UcpA-like, which yields MSFTNKVVLVIGGSSGIGAATAKQFCKQGADVAIVGRNEKKLQKVDEECKKLGKSPLIINADISKDSGAFAAVDETVKKFGKIDILINNAGILRFGCILDGNLMKSYDEVINVNLRGIMNVTSLAAPHIIKTKGNIIMISSISGSETPKIPIITAYAVSKAGLNQFTKATAVELAPHGVRVNSLSPGPVYTDILEIANVPADILSNLTNIKTALNRISNPDEIAEMILYISSDKCVGVTGSNFVCDNGTTLM from the coding sequence ATgagttttacaaataaagttgTGTTGGTTATCGGTGGTAGCTCAGGTATTGGAGCAGCCACAGCCAAACAATTCTGCAAACAGGGAGCTGACGTTGCTATCGTTGGTCGTAATGaaaagaaattacaaaaagTCGATGAAGAATGCAAGAAACTCGGTAAATCTCCGTTAATTATCAATGCAGATATATCGAAAGACAGTGGAGCATTTGCTGCCGTTGATGAAACCGTcaagaaatttggtaaaatAGACATACTCATCAACAACGCTGGCATATTACGTTTTGGATGCATCCTTGACGggaatttaatgaaatcttaCGATGaggtaataaatgttaatttacgAGGAATCATGAATGTAACTTCGCTCGCTGCGCCTCACATCATCAAAACAAaaggtaatattataatgatttcgAGTATATCTGGGAGTGAAACACCTAAAATTCCCATCATTACCGCGTACGCAGTTTCAAAGGCTGGCCTAAACCAATTCACGAAAGCGACTGCTGTTGAACTAGCTCCACATGGAGTTAGAGTCAATTCCCTTAGTCCGGGACCAGTCTATACGGATATTCTGGAAATTGCGAATGTTCCAGCTGACATTTTATCTAacttaacaaacataaaaaccgCCCTGAACAGAATATCAAATCCTGATGAAATTGCTGAAATGATCTTATATATTTCGAGCGATAAATGTGTAGGTGTTACGGGATCTAATTTCGTATGTGACAATGGTACTACTTTGATGTGA
- the LOC119834817 gene encoding cytochrome b5 domain-containing protein 1-like — protein sequence MIYTKQEWYTPAEVSVHNRATDCWVSLNGEVRDLTQWLQQQVKLCKCPKTCSCAVKNWYCGQECVEYCSCFKRGFFYCDAKRLATTILAYAGKDVSHWFKGDDWIHYTHPIVGTSTPFHVHGPGHRQPVVPSTRWRPPCSCRPWWLNDGNVVGKVTAKTRPIRITNILTGTSVTLEVCSEETLYQIMMRYLPHNSHMLSYTWRYMNKPLNYDKTLEQNGVPDEREVFNDVALPENLHIPDLLLYYNDDLTEDPPKDCYCEDKECTRG from the exons ATGATTTACACAAAGCAGGAATGGTACACACCAGCCGAAGTATCGGTCCATAACAGGGCAACAGATTGCTGGGTATCCTTAAATGGCGAAGTTAGAGACCTGACTCAGTGGCTACAGCAACAAGTAAAACTCTGCAAGTGCCCGAAGACCTGCTCCTGTGCTGTGAAAAACTGGTACTGTGGGCAGGAGTGCGTGGAGTATTGCTCCTGTTTTAAACGCGGATTCTTCTACTGCGACGCGAAAAGG CTTGCGACGACAATTCTAGCGTACGCCGGTAAGGATGTCAGCCACTGGTTCAAAGGTGACGACTGGATACACTACACGCACCCTATAGTGGGGACAAGCACCCCCTTTCACGTGCACGGCCCAGGACACAGGCAGCCCGTGGTACCGTCCACTAGGTGGCGGCCCCCTTGCAGCTGTCGACCCTGGTGGTTGAATGACGGAAACGTGGTTGGGAAGGTCACTGCGAAGACACGCCCCATTAGAATTACGAATATTTTGACTG GTACATCAGTAACACTTGAGGTATGCTCCGAAGAGACGCTATACCAGATCATGATGCGGTACCTCCCCCACAATTCCCACATGCTCTCATACACTTGGCGGTACATGAATAAGCCATTGAATTATGATAAGACCCTAGAGCAAAATGGGGTACCTGATGAAAGGGAGGTCTTCAATGACGTGGCGTTGCCCGAGAACCTGCATATACCTGATCTACTGCTGTATTATAATGATGATCTGACTGAAG ATCCACCGAAAGATTGCTACTGTGAAGATAAAGAATGTACGAGAGGTTAA